GTAGAGCGTCTCATCCTTGCCGCCCAATATGCGCAGATCCATCGCCACCCGCAACTTCATCCAAAAGTTCGGTGCATAAGTGATGCCGGGCGTCACATAGAGACTGTTCTCACGCGTGTAGGCGTTCACCGGCGGTTTGGAGGAAAAGGCGCGGCCATAGATCTCGCCGAAAAAACCGAAATCCTGCCAGGTGGCGCTAAAGGCGCCGCCGTAGATGAACTCCACCGTGTTCTTCTCCACCGTCAGCGTATCCAGGGGATTAGCCACCAGATGGGCGCCCACGTCGTTATGCGTGATCAAGCCGGCGTTAAAATGGATGTTCATTCCGGTTTCTGGATATAACGGTTCAGTGAGGATGGTGGCCAGGGCGGTGACCCCCACGTTGATGCGGCCGGCGGAATAGTTTTCCAGCGGCAGGTTGTGAAATTCGCCGGTGGGAAGACGGAGATCCAGTTGCACGCCAAAACGCGTGTTGCCGCTGCTGCGTCCCAAAGATCCCAGCTTGGCATGCAGAATCAGATCATCTGGAAGATTGTAGCCGTTGCCGTTGCGATGATTATCCTGATAGAGAATGGAGGTTATCCCCAATTCAAAGCGGGAGGTGAGTCCATACGACAGGCCGAGGCCGCCCTGAATGTCCCAGAAGGTTTGACCCGTGGATAGTCCGGAGGGCTCTTGGTGCACCTCGTCTTTAAAAAAGGCGCGTGTGTGGGCGCCAAGGAACAGAGCGGATTTCGGCGCACCGTAGGCCGGCCGAACGTGCAGAGTCCCGGACCCGAATCCGATAGTGGACGCGACCACGTTCGATGAAAACAGCAGCCAGAGCACGGAAGCAGAGAGCAGGACAAATCGTTTCATCTGCAAGCCTTCCACTAAAACGAATCAGTATGGTGAGCTAGGGTAATGTACCAAAAAGTTCGAACCCATGCAATACCAAAATTTTTCGACAGTGCGAATTCAGCTTGCCGTCCAAGCGCCTTGTCGCAGAAGCGGCGGACGGAACAGGCCTCATCGTTCAGGCGGGAACGAGATGAAAAAAACGTTTCAACCACAGCGAACTGCATCACCTCAAAATACAAACTGGTATATTTATGTTAAAAAATTACATTTTTGTATTAATTAAGTTGATCATGTTTTCGTATCAGTGTATCAACAGTCACGCTTCTCTGTCGGTAGCTGGGGAAAAAGCGCGCGAAAGTAATTCCATTTTCTTGTAAATAAATTACAAATTTGTATGATTCAATTATGTTCTAACATTTACGTTATATTTTTCGGTCATTCACTCCTGATTCAGATATCCATGTCACAACATACGCCTCAAGTAATTAATTAACAATAATCAAAAAATCGACGGCCGGCAGGAAAACATACCTTTTTGGCATTCTATTTGCTTTCGGGTAGCCAAACAAGATGAACCCTGCTGATGGGAAAGTATATGAACTTGGCCGCTTGTAAACGATTTTTACCGCTGATCTTTCTGGCTTTAACCACGTTGTCCCCGCTCCACGCCCAGTCACCAGCGCCCTGCGCCATCGATTCGGGCGCCACCGCCTGGATGCTTACCTCCACTGCTTTCGTTCTTCTCATGATCCCGGGTCTGGCCATGTTTTACGGCGGCCTTGTGCGCACCAAGAATGTGCTCGGCACCATGATGCACAGCTTTGCCGCCATGGCCATTGTCGGCGTGCTCTGGGTGGTCTGCGGCTATGCCATGAGCTTCGGCCCCAACGCCATGGGCGGCTGGATCGGTTGGAAGAAAGAGTACTTTTTCCTCTCCGGCATTGACACCACCATTCTCAACGCCCATGTGCCGGAATATGTCTTTGCCATGTTCCAGGGAAAATTCGCCATGATCACCCCTGCGCTGATCGCCGGTGCGTTCGCCGAGCGCGTCAGCTTTCGCGGTTATTGCCTGTTCATCACCCTGTGGAGCCTGCTGGTCTACAATCCCCTCTGCCACTGGGTCTGGGCCAGCGACGGTTTCTTATTCAAGTTGGGAACCATCGATTTCGCCGGCGGCACCGTGGTGCATATCGCTGCCGGCGTATCCGGTCTGACCGCAGCCTTGTACTTGGGCGCGCGACGCGGTTATCCCAAAACCGCCATGAATCCCAGCAACCTGGTCATGACTCTTATGGGCGCAGGCCTGCTGTGGGTGGGATGGTTCGGCTTCAACGCCGGCAGCTCGGTTTCCAGTGGACTGGATACTGCCCGTGCACTGACCGTCACCCAAGTTGCCGCAGCCACTGGAGCGACCATGTGGATGGCGATCGAAGCGTTGCAGCACGGCAAAGCCACCAGCCTGGGCATTGTCAGCGGCGTTCTCGCTGGACTGGTGGTCATCACCCCGGCGGCCGGTGTGGTGCAGCCGGCCGGCGCCATGGCTTTGGCTGCGCTGGCCTCGCTGGTCTGCTATGCAAGCATTCAAATAAAAAACAGAATGGGCTATGACGACAGCCTCGATGTGTTCGGCATCCACGGCATGGCCGGTCTGCTCGGCGCCTTGCTCTTGAGCTTTTTCATCCGGC
The window above is part of the bacterium genome. Proteins encoded here:
- a CDS encoding ammonium transporter, whose product is MNLAACKRFLPLIFLALTTLSPLHAQSPAPCAIDSGATAWMLTSTAFVLLMIPGLAMFYGGLVRTKNVLGTMMHSFAAMAIVGVLWVVCGYAMSFGPNAMGGWIGWKKEYFFLSGIDTTILNAHVPEYVFAMFQGKFAMITPALIAGAFAERVSFRGYCLFITLWSLLVYNPLCHWVWASDGFLFKLGTIDFAGGTVVHIAAGVSGLTAALYLGARRGYPKTAMNPSNLVMTLMGAGLLWVGWFGFNAGSSVSSGLDTARALTVTQVAAATGATMWMAIEALQHGKATSLGIVSGVLAGLVVITPAAGVVQPAGAMALAALASLVCYASIQIKNRMGYDDSLDVFGIHGMAGLLGALLLSFFIRPAWMAEAAVKAGGRWTAWQQLAVQFAGVGLTILYSGLLSLGLVILVEKTVGFRLEGKLESAGMDSSLHGEHGYGLINLS